gaaaccttagtcaattttagggatAGCCCTCTGCCAAAATTGCTTCAAATTACTTTTTTAAATATCATAATGGTcgcgaatcactaagacaaATAAATAGTTTAAAccagtgattaacaattcaaaacttgtatgcataaattcataagcaaattaaaaagaaactacatattctcgCTAAGAATCatggcctcaccctagcaaagaggattagttacgcatattcataataaaaatcacaaaatctttattgaaatagaaaaagagtGAAAACACCTTTTGAAAGTATAAGTCTTAAAACCTCTAAGCTTTGCCCAAAATCTTCTCTCCAAAAATTGCATAAAGAAGAaaaccctagggccggccaaaaggcttatttatactactctaaATAAATCCTCCTCTTAAAAGGTCTTAGACTAAgactaggaaaccaaataaattgaaataaatcaggaaacataatcctaaattgactTTGTAAATTCGCCCAAAATTTTGCACAACCATGTTTTCGACCCATATCAGCCCCAAAACTAGCCCAAAATAGCTGGATTTAAAGCTTGGACTAttttgaacacttctccagaagccTATGAACCCATCTAAGATCATCTTGGGCTGCAAAAACGcagtttaagcccaaaaacgtagTTTTCCAGCACCACGCATTGCTCTTTTATTTCattgccagaaaataaccgcttggtagaaaattcccaaattttgaCATGAACACGCCAAGAGACACACGAATatcctccaatttgaatcactccaaaattcatccatttgatcaCGTTTTACTCCAAAGGAAGTCGATTgttttatattgaaaatataaaacaaagtatcaaaattctaccacaaataattaaaaaaaaaataataataataaattaattaatttaaagaaaaaaactaagAATAAGGTGAAATATTTAATATGAAATCAACTCATCATGTGTTCTTGACATATGCCTAATTAGTAacgttttcattaattttactCTAATTTTTTTATGCAAAAAAAGGATTCTATTCTTTGCTCCGCTCATGTTTAAATGGTTTATTTCAACattttttaatcaatttttaaATAGAATTGTAGAGGTAACATTTGAACTAGTAAAGAAATGGATAATATTGTGTTCCCACAGGGAATGCACAAACTATCGACAACCTCACAAACTATATGTTTTTTGTTGGCAACCTTGCAAACTCATGAACTTCTATCCCTTATTAACGCATGTCCACACCCCTATTAGCctttcccctctctctctctctcaaaatttGCATGGTTAGGGTTTCCAGTTACTTCTTTTCATGGTTAGGGAATTCCCACTTTACCATCTCCCAACCCCTTGGGATGGAAGTTCAAACAGATTTCAGGCGTCCTTGAAAGCTCAGGCAGACAATGTGTCCATAAATCTCAACAATGTTTACCCttcaattattatttcatgtGGAAAGGCTCGAGAGGCAGGCGCCTTCAACTTACTTTATGGTGAAAATCCATTGAAAAATTCATTCACACTGTTGTTGTTAGAGTTTGCATTGGTCATCATCCTCACTCGTATCCTCCGTGTTCTTCTCAAGCCTTTCAAACAACCCAGAATTGTCTCAGAAGTCATTGTACGTTCCTCTTCTCCCTAAGGGTTCTTGCATATTAATTTGTTACTACATATATGCATATACAAAAATGTTCATGCACGCACTCGCTAAGCATTCAAAGCATTGATTCGAATGCCCAAAGAGTCATCTGCAGTCGAACCTTCATGTATGTGtgcatatatcatatatatcatTCTAAAGTTCATATATTCTTAACTAGGTTTGTATGGAATTCACCATTTTGGTATTACAATTGACTTGATTAAGTTTGTTTAGGGTGGTATATTCATTGGACCGTCAATTTTAGGCCGCAGCGAAAAATTTACCTCAGTTATGTTCCCCaaaaattcacaattcataGTGAAAAATATTGGAGCAATTGGATTcacttattattttttcttgtcCGGAGTGAAAATGGACATTTCCCTAGTGAAAAAGGCAAATAAGAAACAATTGTACATAGCATTTGCTGGAGTACTCCTCCCTTTCATACTTATATCAATTGTTGCATTCACTTTGCGCAAGTCCATGGACAAAGAACTAGCTAGAATTTCTTCACTCGGATTCATTTCCTCCGGCTTGGCCCTACCATTGTTTCCGATCATCCACTCCATCCTCAAAGAGCTCAACCTTCTGAGCTCAGAGATCGGACGACTGGCATTGTCGATATCGGTGATAAGCGATGCAATGGGAGTTGGTGTAATGATTGTATTTGAGGCAGCTAAGCAAGGTGAGGGCAACCACCTGGCTGTGTTATGGTACTTGATTTCTTTGGTTGTTTTTCTGGCCTTCATTGTGTTTGTGATTAGGAGGAGTTTGGTGAGAATTGCTGAGACCACCCCAGAGGGGCAGCCAGTGAACCAAGGGTATGTGGTGATGATTTTTTTGGGGGTTTTAGTGATGGGGGGTTTGGCTGACATAACCGGGATCGCGATCGCAAACGGTGCATTCTGGTTAGGTTTGGCGATCCCGGATGGCCCTCCAATTGGATCAACAATTGTGGAGAGGAGTGAGATGGTTATAGTGGATGTTTTGATGCCATTTTCTTTTGCATTGGTTGGGCTTTCTGTGGATGTGAATGCCATGAGCTCTGCTGGTTGGTCAAGCTTGAGTCCCATGTTTGCCATCACTCTGACTGCCTATGTGGCTAAGTTGCTTGGAACCCTAATCACTTCTGCCTTCTTTGAGTTGCCACTCAGGGATGGTGTTACGCTCAGCTTCATGATGATCCTAAAAGGTCAAGTGGAGATAGTGGTTTTTCTCCATTGGATGGACAAAAAGGTAAACGTCATTGGCATGCATATGAAAGAAATGTTAAATGGACTTATGGAAAGTATGAAGATCATGTTACATGGCAGTTAATTTGTACTTCTTGCAGTATATGACATTGTTAATAAACACAGTAACTGCTATATTAGACGGTAAAAACAAATGACTGAGATCTTCCATTAATTGCATAAAGAAAGTTTCTTAGATTTGTTGCCAAGACATTTTattcctaatatatatatatatatatatatagtctcCTGACAACTGTTAATGTTATTGAGAGACACTTCAAAAGAATCAAACTAGAGAAAACTTCTTACATATCATTTTGGTGTTTTTAACTATAATCGAGTTTTGATGAGCTTATTTGTTTTGCGCCTACTATTTCTTCATGTACCGGCTTGTGCTTATATCTAAACTACATTGCTTTTGAATTTAGGGTGTAGCATTTTTACTTTTCCTAGAAATCATAAATGAAACATATTTCTCCTCATCCGAACTCACTTGCTAGCTgttttgtgtgtatatatgcacAGATAATGGGGATTCCAGGGTTTACAATGATGGTGCTATCCCTCACTACAATGACTGCAATATCCACACCCTTGATTAGCATTCTTTACGACCCAACGAGGCCATACATGGTCCATAAACGGAGAACCATCCAGCACACTCCTCAGGCGGACGCAGAACTTCGCATAGTCCTATGTATATATGATGAAGATAGCACAGGTTCCCTCATCAACTTTCTTGAGATTTCCAATCCAACTCTAAGCACCCCGTTCGTAATCTTTTCTCTCCGTCTCGTCGATCTTGTTGGCCGGGCTTCTCCTGTGCTTATAGACCATGAAAAGCAAGAAGAGCATGATTCAAAATATGCAGTTTGTCACACAATCCACAATGTCTTGCAGCAATACCAAGAAACCAAAGGTGAGTGTGTTAGGCTCCATCCCTTCACAGCAATAGTGCCAAATAGAACAATGTACCAAGACATTTGTGACCTAGCTCTTGTGAAAAAGGCCACAATTATAATCTTGCCTTTTCACAAGGAGTGTTTGGATACTGCTGGACGACAATTAACAGGAATTGTGAGGCATGGGGTTGGATCTGTCAATTCAAATGTGTTGGCCCATGCACCTTGCTCAGTTGGAGTTCTGGTTGACAAGGGTCATGTTAGACATAACAAACTGGCAGTTAGAAACACTGAGCTACATTTTGCCGTGCTATTTTTGGGCGGAGCGGATTCTAGGGAGGCATTATGTTATGCAGATAGGATGGCCGGGAACTTAAACGTGTCGCTGACTGTGATTCGGTTTCTTTCGCACAATTTTGTAGGTGATGatgagatggagaagaagttgGATGATGGGGTTGTGACGTGGTTTTGGGTGAAGAATGAGAGGGATGAGAGGGTGAGTTATAGAGAAATAACGGTGAGGAATGGGGAAGAGACAATCTCAGCCATTCAATCAGTGAATGATGATACTGAAAATAATTATGACCTTTGGATTGTGGGAAGGAAACAAGGGATCAATCCTGTGCTTATATCTGGGCTCTCATATTGGAGTGAAAATGATGAGTTGGGAATAATTGGGGACTATATTTCCTCTCTTGATTTTTGTTGTACTGCTTCTGTGTTAGTGGTACAACAGCAGATTTTGAGAGGGCAAGGGTCAGATAGTACAAGTGGAAGGTTTGCATGTAGCCCTAGCCCTACTCAAAAGGTGAAGGATTTGTTGATTTCATGGTGTAGGTAACTAGAGTTTGGTATTTCATAAACCAATGTATGTATTGCTAGCTAGGTTAAGGCTTTGACAAATGGCATTTGAAAGAGAAATAGGGAATTGCAACGAGCTGAGGTAGAATTAATAGAGTTTAGGTGATTGAATAAAATTGGTACAATGGTGCCCACACGATGCTGTATATTTGAATCTTATAAAATATGTAGaaagtaaatatatatacatatataggcAATACCATTTTCATGTAAAAGCTTAAAATGATGTCATACAAACTTCCATAaaaaaaggggtgtgatatccacacacccctttttacttctctcacacccttttaatttttggccgtcggatcagattaattaaagaagatcaaaggacagaaattaacaaggggtgtgggagaactaaaaaggggtgtgtggatagcacaccccaaaaaaaataagagaattgttattggcaaggaagaaaatatcggtaatatcggaaatatcggtagtccgaaaacacggaaatatcgatggaaatatcgggataatatcgatatcgataaaaattacatggaaaccacggaaattgtaagaaaaacttggaaatttttattgaaactttgcaggatgtttatttagtcaattatctattagtttatcacaaaaaatt
This window of the Malus domestica chromosome 03, GDT2T_hap1 genome carries:
- the LOC103419774 gene encoding cation/H(+) antiporter 24 produces the protein MVREFPLYHLPTPWDGSSNRFQASLKAQADNVSINLNNVYPSIIISCGKAREAGAFNLLYGENPLKNSFTLLLLEFALVIILTRILRVLLKPFKQPRIVSEVIGGIFIGPSILGRSEKFTSVMFPKNSQFIVKNIGAIGFTYYFFLSGVKMDISLVKKANKKQLYIAFAGVLLPFILISIVAFTLRKSMDKELARISSLGFISSGLALPLFPIIHSILKELNLLSSEIGRLALSISVISDAMGVGVMIVFEAAKQGEGNHLAVLWYLISLVVFLAFIVFVIRRSLVRIAETTPEGQPVNQGYVVMIFLGVLVMGGLADITGIAIANGAFWLGLAIPDGPPIGSTIVERSEMVIVDVLMPFSFALVGLSVDVNAMSSAGWSSLSPMFAITLTAYVAKLLGTLITSAFFELPLRDGVTLSFMMILKGQVEIVVFLHWMDKKIMGIPGFTMMVLSLTTMTAISTPLISILYDPTRPYMVHKRRTIQHTPQADAELRIVLCIYDEDSTGSLINFLEISNPTLSTPFVIFSLRLVDLVGRASPVLIDHEKQEEHDSKYAVCHTIHNVLQQYQETKGECVRLHPFTAIVPNRTMYQDICDLALVKKATIIILPFHKECLDTAGRQLTGIVRHGVGSVNSNVLAHAPCSVGVLVDKGHVRHNKLAVRNTELHFAVLFLGGADSREALCYADRMAGNLNVSLTVIRFLSHNFVGDDEMEKKLDDGVVTWFWVKNERDERVSYREITVRNGEETISAIQSVNDDTENNYDLWIVGRKQGINPVLISGLSYWSENDELGIIGDYISSLDFCCTASVLVVQQQILRGQGSDSTSGRFACSPSPTQKVKDLLISWCR